The following proteins come from a genomic window of Carassius auratus strain Wakin chromosome 18, ASM336829v1, whole genome shotgun sequence:
- the LOC113118496 gene encoding uncharacterized protein LOC113118496: MESESADVVQSLGPVDEPASSSVSADTENLRQNTEISCKDTSQKNSQQVQQLCRFYSQGRRCYYGKRCRFLHQRPASAQKDEENGPILKEKEGNLEGHPSDPQQQMGENGQSGTEELPPPSSHRTAPVKQERARRPCRYFLSGFCAMEDRCRFFHPQQFPPVEDQPHGPKERSSFRPFAPTPRPAKSQEQIKLADLTDEVCKQLRATEIAQLTKRFPKDKLIVQEREDGQLTYYRLTVQATDPDWPFDLNEVEIMVSFPERYPQEVFTVDIPEDQDLPSVMGRYVQSSSEEWLKAKHATNQLMGRVELLFRPYLRWLDRSMEKLFTEGARQLKKDVDLERAGIQFVPYEQIKVTVFKNTSKKSDTPERIVSLTVASGEDGEEKELDEAGAENEEEEDETAFGSDGEEGSQKVENIKTRERRRGTEIKLLGLKLGEQIATVAAKQISVSLKCNRCKVDSDLILTGRLACPAQCEKCQAGIRAAFRPSMLHHYSDVLGYLDLNAVVPVDLVFKDSVFSVGCLNCNKEDTVQNLIYGQNWEQNCQHCHTKLSIFVEATRFQFIQPEPRNQPGAAAQYSRRYRDPAVQQGKPLPDKGACRHFKQSQRWLRFPCCGRAYPCDVCHDEDQDHPMELATRMICGYCAKEQPFNNGKPCISCGGMMTRTAFTSHWEGGHGCRNKIKMSRNDRQKYANTCKTVAKKNNKEKSN; the protein is encoded by the exons ATGGAGTCAGAAAGTGCGGATGTGGTGCAG tcATTGGGCCCTGTGGATGAACCAGCCTCTTCATCCGTGTCAGCTGACACTGAAAATTTAAGGCAAAATACAGAGATTAGCTGTAAGGACACTTCACAGAAGAACAGCCAGCAGGTGCAGCAACTGTGTCGCTTCTACTCTCAGGGCAGACGATGCTATTATGGGAAAAGGTGCCGCTTTCTTCATCAAAGGCCTGCGAGTGCACAGAAAGACGAAGAGAATGGTCCAATTCTCAAAGAGAAAGAAGGAAATTTGGAAGGTCACCCATCAGACCCACAGCAGCAGATGGGTGAAAATGGACAGTCTGGTACAGAGGAGCTTCCTCCTCCATCCAGCCACAGAACTGCACCTGTGAAGCAAGAGAGAGCCAGACGACCCTGCCGCTACTTCCTGTCTGGGTTTTGTGCAATGGAGGACCGGTGTCGCTTCTTTCATCCACAGCAATTTCCACCTGTTGAGGACCAGCCTCACGGCCCGAAAGAGAGGAGCAGCTTCAGGCCTTTTGCTCCGACCCCACGACCAGCTAAAAGTCAAGAGCAGATCAAACTAGCTGATCTCACAGATGAGGTCTGCAAGCAGCTTAGAGCCACCGAGATCGCTCAGCTCACAAAGAGATTTCCGAAAGACAAACTCATCGTGCAGGAGCGAGAAGATGGACAGCTGACCTACTACAGACTCACGGTTCAAGCCACGGACCCTGACTGG cCATTTGATCTTAATGAAGTGGAGATCATGGTCAGCTTTCCTGAGCGTTACCCTCAAGAG GTTTTCACTGTGGATATCCCTGAAGACCAGGACTTACCATCAGTCATGGGGAG ATATGTGCAGAGTTCCTCAGAAGAATGGCTGAAGGCTAAACATGCCACTAATCAGCTGATGGGAAGAGTCGAGCTGCTCTTTAGGCCATACTTGCGCTGGCTGGACCGTAGTATGGAAAAACTCTTCACTGAGGGAGCCAGGCAG TTGAAGAAAGATGTTGACCTAGAGAGGGCTGGAATACAGTTTGTTCCCTATGAGCAAATCAAGGTCACCGTTTTTAAGAACACATCCAAGAAATCAGACACTCCTGAGCGTATAGTGTCGCTCACTGTGGCTTCAGGAGAGGATGGGGAGGAAAAAGAGCTTGATGAAGCTGGAGCAGagaatgaggaggaagaggatgagacTGCTTTTGGTAGTGATGGAGAAGAAGGCAGCCAGAAGGTGGAGAACATAAAAACAAGAGAGCGACGGAGAGGCACTGAAATCAAACTGCTGGGTCTGAAACTGGGAGAACAAATAGCAACTGTAGCAGCTAAACAGATCTCAGTGTCCCTGAAGTGCAACAG GTGTAAAGTTGATTCTGACCTGATCCTGACCGGGCGTCTGGCCTGTCCTGCTCAGTGTGAGAAGTGTCAAGCAGGGATCAGAGCTGCCTTCAGACCCAGTATGCTGCACCACTACAGTGATGTTTTGGGCTACCTGGACCTTAACGCAGTTGTACCTGTTGATCTGGTTTTTAAGGACTCAGTGTTCAGTGTGGGTTGCCTTAACTGCAACAAGGAGGACACAGTTCAG aatcTCATTTATGGGCAAAACTGGGAGCAAAACTGCCAGCATTGTCATACCAAACTCAGCATTTTTGTGGAGGCAACACGTTTTCAGTTCATTCAGCCAGAGCCCAGAAATCAGCCAG GTGCAGCTGCCCAATACTCTCGACGCTACAGAGACCCTGCGGTTCAGCAAGGGAAGCCTCTGCCTGATAAAGGGGCCTGTAGGCATTTCAAACAAAGTCAGCGGTGGCTAAG ATTTCCGTGCTGTGGTCGGGCGTACCCATGTGACGTGTGCCATGATGAAGATCAGGACCATCCCATGGAGCTGGCCACAAGAATGATCTGCGGTTATTGTGCCAAAGAGCAG CCATTCAACAATGGTAAACCATGCATTAGTTGTGGAGGTATGATGACGAGAACGGCCTTCACAAGCCACTGGGAGGGCGGACATGGCTGTAGAAACAAGATTAAGATGAGCAG GAATGACCGGCAGAAATACGCCAATACATGTAAAACAgtggcaaagaaaaataataaagaaaaaagtaattaa
- the LOC113118495 gene encoding tetraspanin-3-like, translating to MMGQCGITSSKTVLVFLNLIFWAAAGILCYVGAYVFITYDDYDHFFEDVYTLIPAVVIIAVGALLFIIGLIGCCATIRESRCGLATFVIILMLVFVTEVVVVVLGYIYRAKVEDEVNNSIQKVYDEYNGTNTDAPSRAIDYVQRQLHCCGIASYSDWKNTRWFKESGNNSVPLSCCKPNVNNCTGSLSRPGDLYPEGCEVLVVKKLKEIMMYVIWAALTFAAIQMLGMLCACVVLCRRSRDPAYELLMTGGTYA from the exons ATGATGGGTCAGTGTGGAATTACGTCGTCTAAAACCGTTTTGGTGTTCCTGAACCTGATATTCTGG GCCGCGGCTGGCATTCTCTGCTATGTTGGAGCCTATGTGTTCATCACGTATGATGACTATGACCATTTCTTTGAGGATGTGTACACCCTGATCCCAGCCGTTGTCATTATCGCAGTCGGAGCGCTGTTGTTCATCATTGGACTCATTGGATGCTGCGCCACTATTCGAGAGAGCCGCTGCGGTCTTGCCACG TTTGTCATCATTCTTATGCTGGTGTTCGTAACTGAGGTGGTTGTGGTGGTTCTTGGCTACATTTACAGAGCGAAG GTGGAAGACGAGGTCAATAATTCCATCCAGAAAGTGTATGATGAATACAACGGCACTAACACGGATGCTCCCAGCCGCGCTATTGACTATGTGCAGAGACAG CTCCATTGCTGTGGCATCGCCAGCTACTCAGACTGGAAGAACACGCGCTGGTTCAAGGAGTCAGGAAACAACAGCGTGCCACTGAGCTGCTGCAAACCCAATGTGAACAACTGCACCGGCTCCCTCTCCCGTCCCGGAGACCTCTACCCTGAA GGATGTGAAGTCCTGGTTGTGAAGAAACTGAAAGAGATTATGATGTACGTCATCTGGGCCGCTCTGACGTTTGCTGCAATTCAG ATGCTGGGAATGCTGTGTGCTTGTGTGGTGCTGTGTCGCAGAAGCCGAGACCCGGCCTACGAGCTTCTCATGACCGGAGGGACGTATGCATGA
- the LOC113118497 gene encoding cholesterol 25-hydroxylase-like protein 1, member 2, with protein sequence MLVQVFETIWETFQSKDSVLQSMWDYVRLNHSETLRSPLFPVILTVASYFVLCLPYLFCDIMGKKWPAINRYKIQPDKMPTTAMLLHCSGVTLYNHVLLVFPAAIAQWMWRPPVPLPERAPTLLELAGGVTVNLLLFDLQYFIWHFLHHKIRWLYVTFHAIHHKYSAPFALATQCLGGWELVTVGFWTTINPILLRCHLLTTWMFMVVHVYVSVEDHCGYDFPWSTSRLIPFGVYGGPSKHDVHHQKPNTNFAPHFSHWDKLFGTHADFSFAKAQ encoded by the coding sequence ATGTTAGTTCAGGTGTTTGAGACAATTTGGGAGACCTTCCAGTCAAAAGACTCAGTTTTGCAATCTATGTGGGACTATGTGCGACTCAACCACTCTGAAACTCTTCGGTCTCCTCTCTTTCCTGTGATACTGACCGTAGCGTCGTATTTTGTGCTTTGTCTACCCTATTTATTCTGCGACATCATGGGAAAGAAGTGGCCAGCTATTAACCGGTACAAGATCCAGCCCGACAAGATGCCCACAACTGCAATGCTCCTTCACTGCAGTGGAGTTACTCTTTATAATCATGTCCTTCTGGTGTTTCCTGCCGCGATAGCACAGTGGATGTGGAGACCTCCTGTCCCCCTTCCTGAAAGAGCACCTACACTGCTTGAACTTGCAGGAGGGGTGACTGTAAACCTTCTTCTTTTTGACTTACAGTATTTTATCTGGCACTTTTTGCATCATAAGATCCGCTGGCTGTATGTGACTTTCCATGCTATCCACCATAAATACTCCGCCCCATTTGCTCTGGCCACACAGTGCCTTGGCGGATGGGAGTTGGTGACGGTGGGCTTCTGGACCACGATCAACCCCATTCTGCTGAGGTGTCACCTGCTCACCACCTGGATGTTCATGGTGGTCCACGTCTATGTATCGGTGGAAGACCACTGCGGATATGATTTCCCTTGGTCCACGTCTCGTCTGATCCCATTTGGTGTTTATGGAGGTCCGAGCAAGCATGATGTGCACCACCAGAAACCTAATACTAACTTTGCACCCCATTTTAGTCACTGGGATAAACTGTTCGGCACTCATGCTGATTTTAGTTTTGCTAAAGCTCAGTGA